A window of Panicum virgatum strain AP13 chromosome 8K, P.virgatum_v5, whole genome shotgun sequence contains these coding sequences:
- the LOC120643563 gene encoding adenylosuccinate synthetase 1, chloroplastic, whose protein sequence is MSLSTLNYPAAAAAAGGSGKPLSPAACPAAPRSVRLPPKPRLPAPVSAAAAAAATASARAGPAEDRVSALSQVAGVLGSQWGDEGKGKLVDVLAPRFDIVARCQGGANAGHTIYNSEGKKFALHLVPSGILHEGTLCVVGNGAVIHVPGFFEEIDGLESNGVSCDGRILVSDRAHLLFDLHQVVDGLREAELENSFIGTTKRGIGPCYSSKVTRNGLRVCDLRNMDTFGDKLDVLFKDAASRFQGFEYRKNMLKQEVERYKRFAERLEPFIADTVHVLNESIQQKKKILVEGGQATMLDIDFGTYPFVTSSSPSAGGICTGLGIAPRVIGDLIGVVKAYTSRVGSGPFPTELFGEEGDRLRKAGMEFGTTTGRPRRCGWLDIVALKYCCQINGFSSLNLTKLDVLSDLPEIKVGVSYNTTDGQKLQSFPGDLDTLEQVQVNYEVLPGWQSDISSVRSYNELPQAARLYVERIEELVGVPVHYIGVGPGRDALIYK, encoded by the exons ATGTCGCTCTCCACGCTCAActacccggccgccgccgccgccgccggcgggagcggGAAGCCCCTGTCCCCGGCTGCttgcccggcggcgccgcgctcggTGCGCCTGCCGCCTAAGCCGCGCCTCCCGGCCCCTGTCtctgccgcggccgcggccgccgcgaccGCGTCCGCCCGCGCGGGCCCCGCGGAGGATAGGGTTTCCGCGCTGAGCCAGGTCGCCGGCGTGCTGGGGTCGCAGTGGGGGGACGAGGGGAAGGGAAAGCTCGTCGACGTGCTCGCCCCGCGCTTCGACATCGTCGCGCGCTGCCAG GGTGGAGCAAATGCTGGACACACCATCTATAACTCTGAAGGCAAGAAATTTGCCCTTCATCTTGTTCCATCTGGTATCCTCCATGAAGGGACACTTTGTGTTGTTGGCAACGGAGCGGTGATCCATGTTCCAGGGTTCTTTGAAGAAATTGATGGTCTTGAGTCCAATGGAGTCTCCTGTGATGGAAGAATTCTGGTCTCTGATCGGGCACATCTGCTGTTTGATCTGCACCAGGTTGTAGATGGACTTAGGGAAGCTGAGCTGGAAAATTCCTTTATAGGGACAACTAAGAGAGGCATTGGACCTTGTTACTCAAGCAAGGTAACTCGAAATGGACTGCGAGTTTGTGATCTAAGGAACATGGACACTTTTGGGGATAAGCTTGATGTCTTATTTAAAGATGCCGCTTCGAGATTTCAAGGCTTTGAGTACAGAAAAAACATGCTCAAGCAAGAGGTTGAGAGGTACAAGAGGTTTGCAGAGCGCTTGGAGCCCTTCATTGCTGATACTGTCCATGTATTAAATGAATCTATCCAGCAGAAGAAGAAAATTCTAGTTGAAGGTGGCCAAGCAACAATGCTGGATATTGATTTTGGTACCTATCCATTTGTGACTTCTTCTAGCCCTTCAGCTGGTGGGATATGCACTGGCCTTGGGATTGCCCCAAGGGTAATCGGTGACCTGATTGGAGTG GTCAAAGCTTACACATCAAGAGTTGGCTCTGGTCCTTTCCCAACCGAACTATTTGGAGAGGAAGGTGATCGCCTTAGGAAAGCTGGAATGGAATTTGGCACGACAACGGGCCGTCCAAGGCGATGCGGCTGGCTTGACATTGTTGCACTGAAGTACTGCTGTCAAATCAATGGATTCTCATCACTGAATCTGACCAAACTTGATGTTCTGTCTGACCTGCCAGAAATTAAGGTGGGGGTTTCATATAACACCACTGATGGACAGAAGCTACAATCCTTCCCTGGGGATCTTGACACCCTGGAGCAAGTACAG GTCAACTATGAGGTGCTGCCTGGGTGGCAAAGTGACATTTCTTCAGTTCGAAGTTACAATGAACTTCCCCAAGCTGCTCGCCTCTATGTGGAGAGGATAGAAGAGCTTGTTGGTGTTCCAGTGCACTACATTGGTGTTGGACCTGGGAGAGATGCTCTCATATACAAGTAA
- the LOC120643564 gene encoding 2-carboxy-D-arabinitol-1-phosphatase-like, with amino-acid sequence MLLLAPAPPAAAACRRAAARWPPVRCSSVHELERSPPARPGASLPPLRAAKRVALVRHGQSTWNAEGRIQGSSDASVLTPKGEAQAATSRQMLLADAFDACFTSPLARSRRTAEIIWEGRDDGGLIPDSDLREIDLYSFQGLLKHEGKERYGVVYRQWQKNAANFSIDGHYPVRELWGRARSCWERILAHEGKSVLVVAHNAVNQALVATSLGLGAEYFRVLLQSNCGVSVLDFTPKTGGGPPNVCLNRLNQTPNSPVAAGSSGGRKTSKRIILACQGTTQSSSEISLGGMGYAPLNMLGTIQSQKTAELLLDLKVNSIICSPQVASVDTATAICEVQEAADCLGADCVPRYVEMKNLLELETDDAFQAKQKSFGDIVQSGWMGSMEYKTLERLWAQSKDAWQALLNELPDDSESDRVVVAVGHPAIHLALLCRCLDLPMEYMSSFHLDDGSISVIDFPDGPKGRGVVRCTNYTAHLGRWSIPITRPTENDEEF; translated from the exons ATGCTTCTCCTCGCTcccgccccgccggcggcggccgcttgccggcgagccgccgcccgaTGGCCCCCCGTCCGCTGCTCGAGCGTGCACGAGCTGGAGCGGTCCCCTCCGGCCCGCCCGGGCGCGTCGCTCCCGCCGCTGCGGGCGGCGAAGCGGGTGGCGCTGGTGCGGCACGGGCAGAGCACGTGGAACGCGGAGGGCCGCATCCAGGGGAGCTCCGACGCCTCCGTGCTCACGCCCAAGGGTGAGGCCCAGGCCGCGACCTCCCGCCAGATGCTCCTCGCCGACGCCTTCGACGCCTGCTTCACCAGCCCGCTCGCGCGCTCCCGCCGCACGGCCGAGATCATCTGGGAAGgccgcgacgacggcggcctCATCCCGGACTCGGACCTCCGCGAGATCGATCTCTACTCTTTCCAG GGACTGCTGAAGCATGAAGGGAAGGAGAGGTACGGGGTTGTGTACCGGCAGTGGCAGAAGAACGCGGCCAACTTCAGCATCGACGGGCACTACCCGGTGCGGGAGCTGTGGGGCCGCGCGCGGAGCTGCTGGGAGAGGATTTTAGCACACGAGGGCAAGTCGGTGCTTGTGGTGGCACACAATGCAGTGAACCAGGCGCTCGTCGCCACTTCTTTGG GACTTGGTGCCGAGTACTTTCGGGTTCTGCTCCAGAGCAATTGTGGCGTTAGTGTGCTGGATTTCACCCCAAAGACTGGCGGAGGTCCTCCAAATGTTTGTCTTAACCGCTTAAATCAG ACCCCAAATTCTCCTGTTGCTGCTGGAAGTTCTGGTGGAAGAAAGACTAGCAAAAGGATCATTCTGGCCTGTCAAGGAACTACACAGAGCAGTTCTGAG ATTAGTCTAGGTGGAATGGGATATGCACCACTGAACATGCTTGGGACTATACAG TCTCAGAAGACTGCAGAACTACTTCTAGATCTGAAGGTGAACAGTATTATCTGTAGCCCACAAGTTGCATCTGTTGATACTGCAACTGCTATATGCGAG GTCCAAGAGGCGGCAGATTGCTTAGGTGCTGATTGTGTGCCTCGTTATGTGGAAATGAAGAATTTGCTAGAACTTGAAACTGATGATGCCTTTCAAGCAAAGCAAAAG AGCTTTGGGGATATAGTTCAATCGGGCTGGATGGGCAGCATGGAATACAAAACACTAGAGCGACTGTGGGCTCAGTCCAAGGATGCGTGGCAAGCCTTGCTAAATGAATTGCCGGATGATAGTGAGTCGGATCGAGTTGTTGTGGCCGTAGGCCATCCAGCCATACACCTTGCTCTGCTCTGTCGGTGCCTTGATTTGCCAATGGAGTACATGTCATCTTTCCATCTAGACGATGGAAGCATCAGCGTGATCGATTTCCCGGATGGACCTAAAGGAAGAGGCGTTGTCAGATGCACAAATTACACAGCCCATCTCGGTAGATGGTCAATACCCATTACGCGGCCAACTGAAAATGATGAGGAGTTCTAA
- the LOC120643566 gene encoding seipin-1-like, with amino-acid sequence MDSAVAPHQVSQCQHDCSLPAAVSGNGLYTGRPRSTPAADSNDALLFLAGPAGWFIRLVAFLGEIVASAILGLVFPVATLVGALRALPAVVASNLRRAALGLLAAACTFAVLVAALFVSVLLGFVLVRYWVEEPVTVRRPLYFDYTEAQPSAAVALGRARGLTLPAGHSVMVSMALLLPDSYHNREIGMFQIKGEAISVGGITMASAAQPYMLRYKSTPVRLAQSALMCVLLTLGVRSETQTANLKVLQYREGHGRHKKTGLIRVLLQPRAAIV; translated from the exons ATGGATTCAGCGGTAGCGCCACACCAGGTGTCCCAATGCCAGCACGATTGCTCCTTGCCGGCCGCCGTATCCGGCAACGGCCTCTACACCGGCCGGCCAAGAAGCACACCCGCCGCCGATTCCAACGATGCTCTCCTCTTCctggccggcccggccggctgGTTCATCCGGCTGGTCGCCTTCCTCGGGGAGATCGTCGCCTCTGCCATCCTCGGCCTCGTCTTCCCCGTCGCCACCCTTGTCGGCGCGCTGCGCGCCCTTCCTGCGGTGGTCGCATCCAACCTCCGGCGCGCGGCCCTCGGCCTGCTCGCCGCGGCGTGCACCTTTGCCGTCCTCGTCGCCGCGCTGTTCGTGTCCGTACTGCTCGGCTTCGTTCTCGTCCGGTACTGGGTGGAGGAGCCGGTGACCGTGCGCCGGCCGCTCTACTTCGACTACACGGAGGCGCAGCCAAGCGCCGCAGTGGCCCTCGGCCGAGCGCGGGGCCTGACGCTGCCGGCCGGGCACTCCGTGATGGTGTcgatggcgctgctgctgcctgaTTCCTACCACAATCGAGAGATTGGCATGTTCCAG ATTAAAGGAGAGGCAATCTCTGTCGGTGGAATCACCATGGCATCAGCTGCGCAGCCATATATGCTGAGGTATAAGAGCACCCCTGTCCGGCTAGCGCAATCTGCGCTGATGTGTGTGCTACTCACGCTGGGCGTGCGCAGTGAGACCCAGACTGCAAATCTGAAGGTGTTGCAGTATAGGGAAGGTCATGGCCGTCACAAGAAAACAGGGCTAATCAGAGTCCTGCTGCAGCCAAGAGCTGCTATAGTGTAG
- the LOC120643568 gene encoding uncharacterized protein LOC120643568: MVSASSLLLPTSVRDLASCVSDGAVRVACTTPASTLAAAPAAGSPSPPPPATLSVAVSYRAIPLSPSSQPLLLRLTWSHSPVGPPTLSFAGPAGSSPAVLLRRRRGTRSLPSGDPRHPPLALFWDLTAARYAAASSPEPVSGFYFVAVADAQVVLAVGDLAAEFVKAKFEGQIPKARFLPVARADRVVAAPDNAMHSARVRFAEGAPEHEVSVGCATTSSGGGEELWVSVDGKRAVHARRLRWNFRGNQTVFVDGAPVDVLWDLHGWWFRDPPGCAVVMLRARSALESRLWLEEEAAAPGFALVVQAIKTPP, translated from the coding sequence ATGGTGAGCGCGTCCAGCCTGCTGCTCCCCACCTCCGTGCGGGACCTCGCCTCCTGCGTCTCCGACGGCGCCGTCCGCGTCGCCTGCACCACGCCGGCGTCCACGCTCgctgccgcccccgccgcgggctccccctctccgccgccgccggccaccctcTCCGTCGCCGTGTCCTACCGCGCCATCCCGCTCTCCCCGTCCTCGcagccgctcctcctccgcctcaccTGGTCCCACTCCCCTGTCGGGCCCCCGACGCTCTCCTTCGCCGGGCCCGCTGGCTCCTcccccgccgtcctcctccgccgccgcaggggcACCCGCTCCCTCCCCTCCGGCGACCCGCGGCACCCCCCGCTCGCCCTCTTCTGGGACCTCACCGCCGCCAGGTacgccgccgcgtcgtccccGGAGCCGGTCTCCGGGTTCTacttcgtcgccgtcgccgacgcgcAAGTCGTCCTGGCGgtcggcgacctcgccgccgagttCGTCAAGGCCAAGTTCGAGGGCCAGATCCCCAAGGCACGGTTCCTCCCCGTCGCGCGCGCGGACCGCGTCGTGGCGGCGCCCGACAACGCGATGCACAGCGCGCGCGTCCGCTTCGCGGAGGGCGCGCCGGAGCACGAGGTCAGCGTCGGCtgcgccaccacctcctccgggGGCGGCGAGGAGCTCTGGGTCAGCGTCGACGGGAAGCGCGCCGTGCACGCGCGCCGCCTGCGCTGGAACTTCCGGGGCAACCAGACGGTGTTCGTCGACGGCGCCCCCGTCGACGTCCTGTGGGACCTGCACGGCTGGTGGTTCCGGGACCCGCCGGGGTGCGCCGTCGTGatgctgcgggcgaggagcgcACTCGAGAGCAGGCTctggctggaggaggaggccgctgcGCCGGGCTTCGCGCTCGTCGTGCAGGCCATCAAGACGCCGCCTTGA
- the LOC120643569 gene encoding protein Rf1, mitochondrial-like, whose protein sequence is MSRRVSTALGRCLELERVITSRFHSGSLGLDDAVKLFDELLLVARPASVGAFNKLLTVVSRAQRRGSSTSALVISLFNWMVRATASPNKVAAAPDLHTYNIIICSFRSMGCLELSFAAFGLIIKTGFRVDATVINQLLKGLCEGKRVHEAMDILLRRMSEFGCSPDVFSYSTILKGLCNEKRVEEALELLHMMEGDGGGSCPPNVVSYNTVINGLFRGGHVDRAYTLFREMGDSGVSPDVVTYNTVIDGLCKAQAVDKAEGALQQMIHKGVKPNNRTYTCLIHGYCSSGQGKEVVRMLKEMSAHGHQPNVVTCNLLLDYHCKNGRCTEARKIFDSMIEKGIKPNVTAYNTLLNGYATKGALSDIHGLLDLMSGNDVSPDHYTFNIVLCAYGKCGMIDEAMHIFDQMRQQGLSPNLVSYGAIIDALCKLGKVDEAMLKFNQMINEGVPPDIVVFNSLVYGLCTIDKWDKAEELFSEMLNQGIHPNTIFFNTIMRNLCNGGWVMEAQSLLDLMVRVGVRPNCISYNTLIDGYCLAGRMKEAMKLLDDMVRVGLEPDDFSYNTLIHGYCRAGRIDDAVTLFREMLSNEVKPGIVTYSIVLHGLFQSGKFSEAKELYLNMINSGMQLNIYTYNIILNGLCKNNCVDEAFKLFQSLCSKDFQLNIITFTIMIDALLKTGRKKDAMDMFDAISAYGLVPNVVTYRLMIQNLIKEGLLEESDNLFLAMEKSGCTPDSCMLNSLVRSLLHGGEIEMAGAYLSKIDEMNFSLEASTTSLLISVFSREEYRHHAKSVPEKYHFLVDVEK, encoded by the coding sequence ATGTCCCGCCGTGTGAGCACGGCCCTTGGCCGATGCTTGGAGCTGGAGCGCGTCATCACCAGCCGCTTCCACTCGGGAAGCCTCGGCCTCGACGATGCCGTCAAGCTGTTCGACGAATTGCTCCTGGTCGCCAGGCCCGCTTCGGTTGGCGCCTTCAACAAGCTCCTCACCGTCGTCTCTCGCGCCCAAAGAAGGGGCTCCTCAACCTCTGCGCTCGTCATCTCCCTCTTCAACTGGATGGTCCGTGCCACTGCCTCCCCAAATAAGGTAGCTGCTGCTCCCGACCTGCACACCTACAACATCATCATCTGCAGCTTCCGTAGCATGGGCTGCCTTGAGCTCAGTTTCGCCGCCTTTGGTCTCATCATTAAGACGGGTTTTAGGGTGGATGCCACAGTCATCAATCAGCTTCTCAAAGGTCTCTGTGAAGGGAAGAGGGTGCACGAGGCAATGGATATATTGCTCCGACGAATGTCTGAGTTTGGCTGCTCGCCAGATGTATTTTCGTACAGCACAATTCTAAAGGGCTTATGCAACGAAAAGAGAGTTGAGGAGGCACTTGAGCTGCTCCACATGATGGAAGGTGATGGAGGTGGTAGCTGCCCACCAAATGTTGTGTCGTACAATACCGTCATCAATGGCTTGTTTAGAGGTGGCCATGTGGACAGAGCTTACACCCTATTTCGTGAAATGGGTGACTCGGGGGTTTCGCCGGATGTTGTGACCTACAACACAGTCATTGATGGCCTGTGCAAAGCTCAAGCGGTTGATAAGGCCGAGGGTGCCCTTCAACAGATGATTCATAAAGGTGTCAAGCCAAATAATCGAACATATACTTGTCTGATCCATGGATATTGCTCTTCAGGACAAGGGAAAGAGGTGGTTCGAATGCTCAAAGAAATGTCCGCACATGGTCATCAGCCAAATGTTGTCACTTGTAATTTGCTGCTGGACTATCATTGCAAGAATGGAAGATGCACAGAGGCTAGAAAGATTTTTGATTCTATGATTGAAAAGGGCATAAAACCTAATGTAACTGCATATAATACTCTGCTTAATGGGTATGCTACCAAAGGAGCTCTTTCTGATATCCATGGTCTCTTGGATTTGATGTCAGGAAATGATGTTTCACCTGACCATTATACCTTTAACATAGTTCTCTGTGCGTATGGTAAATGTGGTATGATAGATGAAGCAATGCATATATTTGACCAAATGAGGCAGCAAGGGTTGAGTCCTAATCTTGTCAGCTACGGAGCAATAATAGATGCACTTTGCAAGTTGGGAAAAGTGGATGAGGCTATGCTTAAATTCAATCAGATGATCAATGAAGGGGTGCCTCCTGATATCGTTGTTTTTAACTCACTAGTTTATGGACTGTGCACTATTGACAAATGGGACAAGGCTGAGGAATTATTTTCTGAAATGCTGaatcaagggatccatcccaATACCATATTTTTCAACACAATAATGCGTAACCTTTGCAATGGAGGATGGGTCATGGAAGCCCAGAGTCTACTTGACTTGATGGTACGTGTAGGTGTGAGACCTAATTGTATCTCTTACAATACATTAATTGATGGCTACTGCTTAGCTGGTAGGATGAAGGAAGCTATGAAGTTACTTGATGATATGGTCAGAGTTGGCTTGGAACCAGATGACTTTTCTTATAATACTTTGATACATGGCTATTGTAGAGCTGGCAGGATAGATGATGCAGTTACACTGTTCAGAGAAATGTTAAGCAATGAAGTTAAGCCTGGGATTGTCACTTATAGCATTGTACTTCATGGTTTATTTCAGTCTGGGAAATTTTCTGAAGCAAAAGAACTCTATCTCAATATGATCAACAGTGGAATGCAGCTGAACATTTACACATACAACATAATTCTGAatggtctttgcaaaaataatTGTGTTGATGAGGCATTTAAATTATTTCAGAGTCTATGTTCTAAGGATTTTCAACTTAACATCATTACCTTCACCATTATGATTGATGCTTTGCTTAAAACTGGCAGAAAGAAAGATGCTATGGATATGTTCGATGCTATATCTGCCTATGGTTTAGTCCCAAATGTTGTGACCTATCGCTTAATGATACAAAATCTCATTAAAGAAGGGTTACTAGAAGAGTCTGACAATCTGTTTTTAGCAATGGAAAAGAGTGGATGCACTCCAGACTCATGTATGCTAAATTCTCTTGTTAGGAGTCTGTTGCATGGAGGTGAGATAGAGATGGCTGGGGCTTACCTCTCCAAAATTGATGAGATGAACTTCTCACTTGAGGCATCCACTACTTCCTTGCTAATATCAGTTTTCTCGAGGGAGGAATATCGGCACCATGCAAAGTCTGTGCCTGAAAAGTATCATTTTCTTGTGGATGTCGAGAAATGA